Proteins from one Chitinophaga oryzae genomic window:
- a CDS encoding alpha-L-fucosidase — MKKLFLSLLAICCAAQSIFAQTAHDEHMKWWREARFGMFIHWGVYAQLAGNWQGHQIGRGGEWIMNRGKISVADYQQVAKSFNPVKYDADAWVKAAKDAGMTYIVITAKHHDGFAMFKSAASKWNIADATPYGKDVLRPLAAACKKYGLKLGFYYSQAQDWNNPGGAAARKVTSEGWANPDSAKIDAYTKDNTGHWDPAQTSATMGEYIDKVAVPQVKELLTNYGDVAVLWWDTPTNMTDEYAKKLQAVLSLQPNIITNDRLKRPNFPGDYKTPEQKIPTQAELDGRDWETCMTMNGTWGYKSYDHKWKSTETLIRNLVDIASKNGNYLLNVGPDALGQFPQPSIDGLKGIGQWMKVNGEAIYATNGSPFGAFPWGRCTKKVKGGKTTLYFHVFNWPADGKLVIPGLKNNITSTRLLAGGKKLNTSATEEGLVINVPAQAPDTIATVIKVETTGTF, encoded by the coding sequence ATGAAAAAACTATTCCTCTCCTTGCTGGCGATCTGCTGCGCTGCACAATCGATCTTCGCACAAACAGCGCACGATGAACATATGAAATGGTGGCGGGAAGCCCGTTTCGGCATGTTTATCCACTGGGGCGTATATGCGCAGCTGGCAGGCAACTGGCAGGGGCATCAGATAGGCCGCGGCGGTGAATGGATCATGAACCGCGGCAAAATATCAGTGGCCGACTACCAGCAGGTGGCCAAATCCTTCAATCCGGTAAAATATGACGCGGACGCATGGGTAAAAGCCGCAAAAGACGCCGGCATGACATACATCGTCATCACCGCCAAACATCACGATGGCTTCGCGATGTTCAAATCTGCCGCCAGCAAATGGAACATCGCCGACGCTACACCCTACGGTAAAGACGTGCTCCGGCCACTGGCGGCCGCCTGTAAAAAATACGGCCTTAAACTGGGCTTCTATTACTCCCAGGCGCAGGACTGGAACAACCCCGGCGGCGCTGCCGCCCGCAAAGTAACCTCCGAAGGCTGGGCCAATCCCGACTCCGCTAAAATAGACGCCTATACAAAAGATAACACCGGCCACTGGGACCCGGCGCAAACCAGCGCCACCATGGGTGAATACATCGATAAAGTAGCGGTACCACAGGTGAAAGAACTGCTCACCAACTACGGCGATGTAGCGGTATTATGGTGGGACACGCCGACCAACATGACCGACGAATATGCGAAGAAACTGCAGGCGGTACTGTCACTACAGCCCAATATCATCACCAATGACAGGCTTAAAAGACCCAACTTTCCGGGCGACTATAAAACACCGGAACAGAAAATTCCCACACAGGCCGAGCTGGATGGCCGCGACTGGGAAACCTGCATGACCATGAACGGCACCTGGGGCTACAAAAGTTATGACCACAAATGGAAAAGCACGGAGACACTGATCAGGAACCTGGTAGATATCGCCTCTAAAAACGGTAACTATCTCCTGAACGTGGGACCGGACGCACTGGGGCAGTTTCCGCAGCCCAGCATCGACGGACTGAAAGGCATCGGCCAGTGGATGAAAGTCAACGGGGAAGCTATCTACGCTACCAACGGCAGCCCCTTCGGCGCATTCCCCTGGGGACGCTGCACCAAAAAAGTTAAAGGCGGCAAAACCACCCTCTACTTCCATGTCTTTAACTGGCCCGCTGACGGCAAACTGGTCATCCCCGGTCTGAAAAACAACATCACCAGCACCCGGCTGCTTGCCGGCGGCAAAAAACTCAACACCTCCGCCACGGAGGAAGGACTCGTTATTAACGTACCAGCGCAGGCTCCTGACACCATCGCCACTGTCATCAAAGTAGAAACAACCGGAACTTTTTAA
- a CDS encoding nucleotidyl transferase AbiEii/AbiGii toxin family protein — protein sequence MDKKGGAPEAGRPQEIKTRPLLPRVTLLEKALLVNEVFIKSRTISVKRKSRHFYDMLKMDRAGVVDEALADNVLYTTIQKHRKHYSRLKYMGTYTSLDRNEISFIPPAHMLDMYQHDYQYMTTHMLHGEIPDFAVVPDGLATILEKFRNTTWFYSFPAPPTLRKNHNKM from the coding sequence ATGGATAAAAAAGGAGGCGCTCCTGAAGCAGGAAGGCCCCAGGAAATTAAAACACGACCTCTCCTTCCCAGAGTGACACTTCTCGAAAAGGCACTTTTGGTAAATGAAGTATTTATAAAGAGCAGGACGATCAGCGTAAAACGGAAGTCAAGGCATTTTTACGACATGCTAAAAATGGACCGTGCAGGAGTCGTCGATGAAGCGCTTGCCGATAATGTACTATATACGACCATTCAAAAACATCGTAAGCATTACAGTCGATTGAAATACATGGGCACCTATACTTCTCTTGATAGAAATGAGATTTCTTTCATCCCTCCGGCACACATGCTGGATATGTACCAGCATGATTATCAATATATGACAACACATATGCTTCATGGAGAAATACCTGATTTTGCAGTAGTACCTGACGGGCTCGCAACAATATTGGAAAAGTTTAGAAATACAACCTGGTTCTATTCTTTTCCAGCCCCGCCAACATTGCGAAAAAACCATAACAAAATGTGA
- a CDS encoding PQQ-dependent sugar dehydrogenase: protein MMKKRYAILLLLLLSVITVRSQTLPANFQRVQVVNGISSPTSLAFLPDGRILVCQETGQLRVIKNGALLSTPAVSLSVNSSGERGLIGIAVDPAFATNHYIYLYYTHTSGPHNRVSRFTMNGDIAGSETAILDLPTLSAIYHNGGGLSFGNDGKLYVSVGDNKVGNNASNLDSYMGKVLRINTDGSVPSGNPFSGGAQRSRVWAYGLRNPFTNSIDPVTGKIFINDVGESTWEEINDGTTGGRNFGWPTQEGNCTSGCSGFTNPLYRYSTNRDGSPPDGQGCAINGGTFFNGAISNYPATYNGKYFFLDYCGGWINYINPASPTRTAFATGLGGGMTYLKQGPDGNLYYLSRDNNALYKIVYTGTQAPVITTQPQPVTVPQGQTAVFNVTAVANPAPAYQWRKNGASISGATAASYAIANVQPADTGLYSVVVTNSAGSVTSNNARLTVSAPNTLPVATITAPLNNAKFRAGDTVSFAGTGTDAEDGTLPASAFHWWVDFHHANHVHPGPQTPDSVKNGKFVISAEGHTETDIWYRIYLSVRDSRGEQDTTYVELFPVTSSLSLQTQPAGLQIRLNDIPFTTPYSTPALSGMVRPMEAPSPQVLNGVTYIFDHWAHGGNRVQNITITDKDTTYTAVFKAAPAATLLKPTQDAYVRDGTNAGTTWGVSDSTFLITKVAPAGQLNNARETYLTFDLTSAASSVSSVVLRLYGRVDGTVATSVPVGAYPLSNTTWTEKTITWNNKPASGSTLLASTVLTNDTARYYTWDVTSYVQSELAAGRKKIAFVMKSQQAHDPRIFLNSKEAAANPPQLAVIGDSSGPGPVCIPAQASADDGNVAANAIDNDLNTRWSASGEQSIWFCLGTGTTTINGVDIAFYKGDTRRASFDIQVSTDGTSWTSVATGLQSSGTSTGFESFVFPAVTARHVRILGHGNNVNAWNSYSEVKFKTGTAPAAKETALAVMNAYPNPASSVVTVTFRLPSDGRTTLGVYDLGGKLVQLPVNGQLAEGAHTRTISVSGLPAGMYFLKLVHNGKVMVKRVIVGSNGMPADR from the coding sequence ATGATGAAAAAAAGATACGCGATACTCTTGTTATTGCTGTTATCCGTTATAACCGTCCGGTCGCAAACCCTGCCGGCCAATTTCCAGCGGGTGCAGGTGGTGAACGGCATCAGCAGCCCCACCTCTCTCGCCTTCCTGCCCGACGGCCGCATACTGGTTTGCCAGGAAACAGGACAGCTGCGGGTAATAAAAAACGGTGCGCTCCTGTCAACACCGGCAGTCTCCCTGTCGGTCAACAGCAGCGGGGAACGCGGCCTGATCGGCATCGCGGTTGACCCTGCCTTCGCCACGAACCACTACATCTACCTGTATTACACACATACCTCCGGCCCACATAACCGCGTCAGCCGCTTTACCATGAACGGTGACATAGCAGGATCTGAAACGGCTATCCTGGACCTGCCTACCCTCAGCGCCATCTACCACAACGGCGGCGGCCTCTCTTTCGGCAACGACGGCAAACTGTACGTCTCCGTAGGCGATAACAAAGTAGGCAACAACGCCAGCAATCTCGACAGCTACATGGGTAAAGTGCTGCGCATCAACACCGACGGTTCGGTACCGTCAGGCAACCCTTTCAGCGGCGGCGCCCAACGCAGCCGCGTATGGGCGTACGGGTTACGTAACCCTTTCACCAACTCCATAGATCCGGTGACGGGCAAGATCTTCATTAACGATGTTGGGGAATCCACCTGGGAAGAAATCAATGACGGCACCACCGGCGGCCGTAACTTCGGATGGCCCACCCAGGAAGGTAACTGCACCAGCGGCTGCTCCGGCTTCACCAATCCGCTGTACCGCTACAGCACCAACCGCGATGGCTCCCCGCCGGACGGCCAGGGCTGCGCCATCAACGGCGGCACTTTCTTCAACGGCGCTATCAGCAACTATCCTGCCACCTACAACGGCAAATACTTTTTCCTCGACTACTGCGGCGGCTGGATCAACTATATCAACCCCGCTTCCCCCACCCGCACCGCTTTCGCTACCGGCCTGGGCGGCGGCATGACCTACCTCAAACAAGGTCCCGACGGCAACCTGTACTACCTGAGCCGCGACAATAACGCGCTGTATAAAATCGTGTATACCGGCACACAGGCGCCGGTGATCACCACACAACCGCAGCCCGTCACCGTACCGCAGGGGCAGACCGCCGTCTTCAACGTGACTGCAGTCGCCAATCCTGCGCCCGCTTACCAGTGGCGTAAAAACGGCGCCAGCATCAGCGGAGCTACAGCAGCTTCCTATGCTATCGCAAATGTGCAGCCTGCGGATACGGGCCTCTACAGCGTAGTGGTCACCAACAGCGCCGGCAGCGTTACCAGCAACAATGCCAGGCTGACGGTCTCCGCACCGAATACCCTCCCGGTAGCAACCATCACCGCGCCGCTGAACAACGCAAAATTCCGTGCAGGCGACACCGTTAGCTTTGCCGGTACCGGTACCGACGCGGAAGACGGTACCCTTCCTGCCAGCGCTTTCCACTGGTGGGTCGACTTCCATCATGCTAACCACGTGCATCCCGGTCCACAGACGCCGGACAGCGTGAAAAACGGCAAATTCGTCATCTCCGCCGAAGGACACACCGAAACAGACATCTGGTATCGTATATACCTCTCCGTTAGAGACAGCCGCGGTGAACAGGACACCACCTACGTGGAACTGTTTCCTGTCACTTCCAGCCTCTCCCTGCAGACACAACCCGCAGGCCTGCAAATCAGGCTCAATGACATTCCGTTTACCACGCCGTATAGTACCCCTGCTTTATCGGGCATGGTGCGGCCTATGGAAGCCCCATCTCCGCAAGTGCTCAATGGTGTCACCTATATCTTCGACCATTGGGCACACGGAGGCAACCGGGTACAGAACATTACCATCACAGACAAGGATACCACCTATACGGCCGTGTTTAAAGCCGCTCCTGCTGCCACACTGCTGAAACCCACACAGGACGCCTACGTACGCGATGGTACCAATGCCGGCACCACCTGGGGCGTAAGCGACTCTACCTTCCTCATCACCAAAGTGGCGCCTGCCGGTCAGCTCAACAATGCGCGGGAGACCTATCTTACCTTCGACCTCACCAGTGCGGCCAGCAGCGTTTCTTCTGTGGTGCTGCGACTGTACGGACGTGTAGACGGCACCGTAGCCACCAGCGTGCCGGTAGGCGCTTACCCGCTGAGCAATACCACCTGGACGGAGAAAACCATCACCTGGAATAACAAACCGGCATCAGGCAGCACCTTGCTGGCGTCTACCGTGCTCACGAACGACACGGCGCGCTACTACACCTGGGACGTGACCAGCTACGTACAGAGCGAACTCGCGGCCGGCAGAAAGAAAATAGCGTTCGTCATGAAGAGCCAGCAGGCACATGACCCGCGTATCTTCCTCAATTCGAAAGAAGCCGCCGCCAACCCGCCGCAGCTGGCCGTTATCGGCGACAGCAGTGGTCCCGGCCCTGTATGCATCCCGGCACAGGCAAGCGCCGACGATGGTAACGTGGCCGCCAACGCCATCGACAATGACCTGAACACACGCTGGTCAGCATCCGGGGAACAGTCCATCTGGTTCTGCCTCGGCACTGGTACCACCACGATCAATGGCGTAGACATCGCTTTCTATAAAGGCGATACCCGCCGCGCTTCGTTCGATATACAGGTGAGCACCGACGGTACCAGCTGGACCAGCGTGGCGACAGGCCTGCAAAGCAGCGGTACCTCTACCGGCTTCGAATCGTTTGTTTTTCCGGCTGTAACGGCCAGGCACGTACGAATCCTGGGACATGGAAATAACGTTAATGCGTGGAACAGCTATTCGGAAGTGAAGTTTAAAACCGGCACGGCCCCTGCTGCCAAAGAAACAGCCCTGGCGGTGATGAACGCTTACCCCAACCCGGCCAGCTCCGTGGTGACAGTGACCTTCAGACTGCCGTCTGACGGACGCACCACGCTGGGCGTGTATGACCTGGGCGGTAAACTGGTGCAGCTGCCGGTGAACGGCCAGTTGGCCGAAGGCGCCCATACGAGGACCATCTCCGTATCAGGACTGCCGGCAGGGATGTATTTCCTCAAGCTTGTGCACAATGGAAAAGTGATGGTGAAACGGGTGATAGTGGGTAGTAATGGTATGCCTGCCGACAGATAA
- a CDS encoding malate:quinone oxidoreductase has product MFRSKRTSETGPDVVLIGAGIMSATLGTLLKELQPELTIEIYERLDMAAAESSDAWNNAGTGHSAFCELNYTPQKQDGSVDIKKAVNIAEQFEVSRQFWAYLVENNIISNPQAFIQSIPHMSFVWGEENVDYLKKRYKALQQCHLFKKMEYSEDKEQLKAWMPLVMEGRDPNQKVAATHMEIGTDVNFGALSRALFNHLEQQEGVTIHFNHDVRDLKKMEDGSWQIKVKNRETREKNVVKTDFVFIGAGGGSLPLLEKSDIPEGKGFGGFPVSGQWLRCTNPDIIAQHQAKVYGKASVGAPPMSVPHLDTRMIDGERALLFGPYAGFSTKFLKNGSFLDLPKSISLDNIHPMVSAGLDNIPLTKYLIAQVRQKPEDRLEALREYFPEARMEDWKLEIAGQRVQVIKKDPEHGGILEFGTEVVSAADGSIAALLGASPGASTAVSIMLNLLKRCFKDYVETEAWQLKLKKMIPSYGQSLLNNPQLCEELRNWTTEVLELKAMEAVDQD; this is encoded by the coding sequence ATGTTTAGAAGCAAGCGTACGTCTGAAACAGGTCCGGATGTGGTTTTAATCGGCGCAGGAATCATGAGCGCCACCCTGGGTACACTCCTGAAAGAGCTGCAGCCAGAATTGACCATCGAAATCTATGAGCGGCTGGATATGGCAGCTGCAGAGAGTTCCGACGCATGGAACAATGCAGGTACCGGTCACTCTGCTTTTTGTGAGCTGAACTACACGCCGCAGAAGCAGGATGGCTCTGTAGACATTAAAAAAGCCGTGAATATCGCCGAGCAGTTTGAAGTGTCCCGGCAGTTCTGGGCTTATCTGGTAGAAAACAACATTATTTCGAATCCGCAAGCGTTTATCCAGAGTATCCCTCACATGAGTTTTGTGTGGGGAGAAGAGAACGTGGACTACCTGAAGAAGCGTTACAAAGCCTTGCAACAATGCCATCTGTTTAAAAAGATGGAGTACTCCGAAGATAAAGAACAGCTGAAAGCCTGGATGCCCCTGGTGATGGAAGGCCGCGACCCGAACCAGAAGGTAGCTGCCACGCACATGGAAATAGGCACTGACGTGAACTTCGGCGCCTTGAGCCGTGCACTGTTCAATCATCTTGAACAACAGGAAGGCGTTACCATTCATTTTAATCACGATGTGCGCGACCTGAAAAAAATGGAAGACGGCAGCTGGCAGATCAAGGTGAAAAACCGCGAAACCCGCGAAAAAAATGTCGTTAAAACAGACTTCGTTTTCATCGGCGCCGGCGGCGGTTCCCTGCCCCTGCTCGAAAAATCTGATATCCCTGAAGGCAAAGGCTTCGGTGGTTTCCCGGTAAGTGGTCAGTGGCTGCGTTGCACCAACCCCGACATCATTGCCCAACATCAGGCGAAAGTATATGGCAAAGCCTCTGTAGGCGCGCCCCCCATGTCAGTGCCTCACCTCGACACCCGTATGATCGACGGTGAAAGAGCGCTGCTGTTTGGCCCTTACGCCGGCTTCTCCACCAAATTCCTGAAAAACGGTTCCTTCCTCGACCTGCCTAAATCCATCAGCCTGGACAATATCCACCCGATGGTATCTGCCGGCCTCGATAACATTCCGCTGACCAAATACCTCATTGCGCAGGTACGTCAGAAGCCGGAAGACAGGCTGGAAGCACTTCGCGAATACTTCCCCGAAGCGCGCATGGAAGACTGGAAACTGGAAATTGCCGGTCAGCGTGTACAGGTGATCAAAAAAGACCCTGAACATGGCGGTATCCTCGAATTCGGCACTGAAGTTGTCAGCGCAGCCGACGGCTCCATCGCCGCCCTGCTCGGCGCTTCCCCCGGGGCTTCCACCGCAGTGTCTATCATGCTCAACCTGCTGAAACGTTGCTTTAAAGACTACGTGGAAACGGAAGCATGGCAGCTGAAACTGAAAAAAATGATCCCTTCTTACGGCCAGTCGTTGCTCAACAACCCGCAACTGTGTGAAGAGCTGCGTAACTGGACCACCGAAGTACTGGAACTGAAAGCCATGGAGGCGGTAGACCAGGACTAA
- a CDS encoding metallophosphoesterase family protein, which translates to MMNRREFFRGVSAAIVIQACGKIVTAATGKDFKNKTVFRFAIGSDWHYGEPGTAWEQYYRDLEKAFRAYEKDNPCAFFVLNGDVVHNDPSFMTPAATLFKQIHSRVYATRGNHDHVTPEAWQEAWGFPLNHDVVMGDNVILLGDTADINGTYLSPDVAWFREKLEQHKKAANIFIFVHITPVKWTKHGIDAPEFQALIKQYPNIRAVFNGHDHQEDSVKMLDEKIPFLWDGHVGGSWGVEYHGFRVVELKQDGSLLSFVMNPYRKQGEQTFKRADVHK; encoded by the coding sequence ATGATGAACAGACGCGAATTCTTCCGCGGCGTATCTGCCGCCATCGTTATCCAGGCTTGTGGCAAGATCGTCACCGCCGCCACCGGCAAGGATTTTAAGAACAAAACCGTATTCCGCTTCGCCATCGGCTCCGACTGGCACTACGGTGAACCGGGAACAGCCTGGGAACAATACTACCGTGACCTGGAAAAAGCTTTCCGGGCCTACGAAAAAGACAATCCCTGCGCTTTCTTCGTGCTCAACGGCGATGTGGTCCACAACGATCCGTCTTTCATGACGCCGGCTGCCACGCTGTTCAAACAGATCCACTCCCGCGTATACGCCACCCGCGGCAACCACGACCATGTGACGCCTGAAGCATGGCAAGAGGCATGGGGTTTTCCGCTCAACCACGATGTGGTGATGGGCGATAACGTGATCCTCCTGGGCGATACCGCCGATATCAACGGGACTTACCTCAGTCCGGACGTGGCCTGGTTCCGCGAAAAACTGGAACAACATAAAAAAGCGGCCAACATCTTCATCTTCGTTCATATCACCCCCGTAAAGTGGACCAAACACGGTATCGACGCACCGGAGTTCCAGGCGCTCATCAAACAATATCCTAATATCCGCGCCGTGTTTAACGGGCACGACCACCAGGAAGACAGCGTAAAAATGCTCGATGAAAAAATCCCGTTCCTCTGGGATGGCCACGTAGGCGGCAGCTGGGGCGTGGAATACCATGGTTTCCGCGTGGTGGAACTCAAACAGGACGGCAGCCTGCTGTCATTTGTGATGAACCCGTACCGGAAACAGGGAGAACAGACTTTCAAACGTGCAGACGTGCACAAATAA
- a CDS encoding SMI1/KNR4 family protein — MTTLETIEQEHEFEYPALYKQLDRDGMLSWGKLGPGWYSQEFMRVRDNPPFLLFASDFEIIDQKEIAGEVAEGMLFADKSHRFVPLGYTGAGDWYAFYFNLKDGDDVPIVMVYHDADEAVIMAKNLQDFIFARMLEAVLEQDPEYPGLISSGDQAANCANFLRTHAPYLSPRQQEIVARVYEKGVITEKELGDILKEEINFDWLDRSFPYQTND, encoded by the coding sequence ATGACGACACTGGAGACCATTGAGCAGGAACACGAATTCGAATATCCTGCATTATATAAACAACTGGACAGGGACGGGATGCTGTCGTGGGGGAAACTGGGACCGGGATGGTATTCCCAGGAGTTTATGCGTGTGAGGGACAATCCGCCTTTTTTACTGTTTGCCAGCGATTTTGAAATCATTGACCAGAAAGAAATTGCCGGAGAAGTGGCGGAAGGTATGTTGTTTGCCGACAAGAGCCACCGGTTTGTACCACTGGGCTACACCGGCGCCGGCGACTGGTACGCTTTTTATTTTAACCTGAAAGACGGGGACGACGTGCCGATCGTAATGGTGTATCACGATGCCGATGAAGCCGTGATCATGGCCAAAAATCTGCAGGATTTTATTTTCGCGCGAATGCTTGAAGCAGTGCTGGAACAGGACCCTGAATATCCCGGCCTCATCTCGAGTGGCGATCAGGCCGCCAATTGCGCCAATTTCCTGCGTACACATGCCCCTTATCTGTCGCCCCGCCAGCAGGAGATCGTGGCCCGCGTATACGAAAAGGGCGTCATCACCGAAAAGGAGCTGGGTGACATATTGAAAGAAGAGATCAACTTTGACTGGCTGGACAGGAGCTTCCCTTATCAGACAAATGATTAA
- a CDS encoding SRPBCC domain-containing protein: MKDFKKYFSIPATPEEVYAALTNPATIQLWTGEVAEMSTEPGSEFALWEESIVGKNLEFEPGRKIVQQWYFGEDEEAPSIVTIILHPGKKGTDVELRHTNIPDEAFEDITTGWQEAYFGALIDFYKE; the protein is encoded by the coding sequence ATGAAAGATTTCAAGAAATATTTTAGCATCCCGGCAACGCCGGAAGAAGTATATGCAGCGCTGACCAATCCGGCCACCATTCAGCTGTGGACGGGCGAAGTAGCAGAAATGTCTACCGAGCCGGGATCGGAGTTTGCCCTGTGGGAAGAAAGTATTGTGGGTAAGAACCTCGAATTTGAACCGGGAAGGAAGATTGTGCAGCAATGGTATTTCGGGGAAGATGAAGAAGCGCCGTCTATCGTGACCATTATCCTGCACCCCGGTAAAAAGGGCACCGATGTGGAATTACGGCATACCAATATTCCGGATGAAGCTTTTGAAGACATCACTACCGGCTGGCAGGAAGCCTATTTCGGCGCGCTGATAGACTTTTATAAAGAGTAG
- a CDS encoding YdeI/OmpD-associated family protein, with product MTKYPNEPVFFETGAAFRKWLDKNHHKAAELLVGFYKTGTGKKCMSWSESVDEAICYGWIDGVRKSIDEESYTIRFTPRKPKSIWSAINIKKVEDLTREGRMMPAGLAAFNKRELERSAIYTYELKASEELSEEFEQQFRANEKAWAFYQKMAPGYRKQTAHWVMTAKQAATREKRLAELIRDSAAGTKIKRYNY from the coding sequence ATGACCAAATATCCAAATGAGCCTGTATTTTTCGAGACAGGAGCCGCCTTCCGCAAATGGCTGGATAAGAATCATCATAAAGCAGCAGAACTGCTGGTTGGATTTTATAAAACCGGTACCGGTAAAAAATGTATGTCGTGGTCGGAGTCGGTGGACGAAGCCATTTGTTACGGTTGGATAGACGGGGTCCGTAAATCCATCGATGAAGAAAGTTACACGATCCGCTTTACCCCCCGCAAGCCTAAAAGCATCTGGAGCGCTATTAATATCAAGAAGGTGGAAGACCTTACCCGTGAAGGCCGGATGATGCCGGCAGGCCTTGCAGCCTTCAATAAGCGGGAACTGGAACGTTCCGCCATTTATACCTACGAACTGAAAGCGTCGGAGGAGCTCTCCGAGGAGTTTGAACAACAGTTCCGCGCCAACGAAAAAGCCTGGGCCTTTTATCAGAAAATGGCGCCCGGTTACCGTAAGCAGACAGCCCATTGGGTAATGACGGCCAAACAGGCCGCCACCCGGGAAAAGAGACTGGCCGAGCTGATACGGGACAGCGCTGCCGGCACAAAAATCAAAAGATATAACTATTAA
- a CDS encoding nitrilase family protein, with protein MEKLKVATAQFENKSGDKAYNLGQINDLAAKAAADGAQAIAFHECSVTGYTFARHLSKEQMLDLAEFIPDGPSIQRLTAIAREHNIAILAGLFEKDAADKLYKAYVCVDKNGLVAKYRKLHPFINPHLTPGDEYVVFDLLGWKCGILICYDNNVIENVRATALLGADIIFMPHVTMCTPSSRPGAGFVDPALWHNREADPTSLRLEFDGLKGRGWLMKWLPARAYDNGIYVVFSNPIGMDDDQLKNGCSMILDPFGDIVAECRQLGDGFAIATLTPEKLQQAGGYRYRKARRPELYRDVIGQQHTSEQKVVWLDNK; from the coding sequence ATGGAAAAATTAAAAGTAGCCACCGCACAATTCGAGAACAAAAGCGGAGATAAAGCGTATAATCTCGGGCAGATAAACGACCTGGCGGCCAAGGCCGCCGCTGATGGCGCACAGGCCATCGCATTTCATGAATGCTCAGTTACGGGGTACACTTTTGCCCGCCATCTCTCGAAAGAGCAGATGCTGGACCTGGCAGAATTCATTCCGGACGGCCCCAGTATCCAACGGTTGACGGCCATCGCCCGTGAACATAATATCGCCATCCTGGCCGGCCTTTTTGAAAAAGATGCGGCCGACAAACTGTATAAAGCCTACGTATGCGTGGATAAAAACGGGCTGGTTGCCAAATACCGCAAACTGCATCCGTTTATCAACCCGCACCTGACCCCTGGTGATGAATATGTGGTGTTTGACCTGCTGGGATGGAAATGCGGCATCCTTATCTGTTACGATAATAACGTCATCGAAAACGTCAGGGCCACTGCTTTGCTGGGAGCCGATATCATCTTTATGCCGCATGTGACCATGTGCACACCTTCTTCCCGTCCGGGCGCCGGCTTTGTGGACCCTGCCCTGTGGCACAACCGTGAAGCCGACCCAACCTCCCTGCGGCTGGAGTTTGACGGCCTTAAAGGCCGCGGCTGGCTTATGAAATGGTTGCCCGCCCGTGCCTACGACAACGGCATATACGTTGTGTTCTCCAACCCCATCGGTATGGACGACGACCAGCTCAAAAACGGCTGCTCCATGATCCTCGATCCGTTTGGCGATATCGTGGCAGAGTGCCGCCAGCTGGGCGATGGTTTCGCTATCGCCACGCTGACGCCCGAAAAGCTGCAGCAGGCGGGTGGTTACCGCTACCGCAAAGCCCGCCGCCCGGAGCTGTACCGTGACGTGATCGGGCAGCAACATACCTCCGAACAAAAGGTGGTATGGCTGGACAATAAATAA
- a CDS encoding RNA polymerase sigma factor, protein MHPIPHSETELLKRLAGGDAAAYRELFVRHWDAVYSSALLLSRSPDIAEDIAQEVFVTLWEKRAQLAQVEKLDAYFFIMARNLLYSRLRKLASQDAYLQYLQDYHHENTHGGTETRAEFRELENAIHAAIRRLPPQQQKVFRMSRFDGMGHEEIARAMGLSRITVKSYIVQALATLRKMLEHYPGILLLAIATLARHA, encoded by the coding sequence ATGCATCCAATTCCACATAGTGAGACCGAACTATTAAAGCGTTTGGCCGGCGGAGACGCGGCCGCCTACCGCGAGCTGTTCGTACGCCACTGGGATGCGGTGTATTCCTCTGCCCTGCTGCTCTCCCGTTCCCCTGATATCGCGGAAGATATTGCCCAGGAAGTGTTTGTCACCCTCTGGGAAAAACGTGCGCAGCTGGCACAGGTAGAGAAGCTGGACGCCTACTTCTTTATCATGGCCCGCAACCTGCTCTACAGCCGGCTGCGCAAACTTGCTTCCCAGGATGCTTACCTGCAGTACCTGCAGGACTACCACCATGAAAATACCCACGGCGGCACTGAAACCAGGGCGGAATTCAGGGAACTGGAAAACGCCATCCATGCCGCCATCCGCCGCCTGCCTCCCCAGCAACAGAAAGTTTTCCGTATGAGCCGCTTCGATGGCATGGGCCATGAAGAAATAGCCCGCGCTATGGGGCTGTCCCGCATCACCGTTAAAAGTTATATCGTACAGGCGCTGGCTACCCTCCGGAAAATGCTGGAACATTACCCCGGCATCCTCCTGCTGGCCATCGCCACGCTCGCCCGCCATGCCTGA